Proteins co-encoded in one Actinomadura luteofluorescens genomic window:
- a CDS encoding B12-binding domain-containing radical SAM protein translates to MKVLLVEPPIMDYRGGGRRTGELRSIAMDAVRECPPYGIYLLASVLRAAGHEVVLADLIAAADHRLTAWAADLENCDLVGIGATSMSWPTARVVIQEIRRDRPDVPIVLGGIHPTMFDEYILGAFPVDYVIRGEAETGLPALCAAISEGTGLDGVPNLSRREADGTIRRNALAPKMEAERLAEFPVPDYAEVPAGVYKGLAIESSRGCAFDCSFCSTSYRRTWRGLRPEAFVDRLEAVLPHLDRTLYRTVHIIDDEFSMNPRRATAIAEAIARRGLSPLLVYDSRATDLLYEPYVPAIAPFTCQFLIGAECGYDEGLKLVGKGTTCDILERAARRLQEFGISDRADFSFILGLPWETKAEVEKTIRFAVRLHALYGVRILLQWYCQIPGSRLWQADRARGVVNETMYDEFGFFRDLYLFRSGVRLTPEEIWEIGDLVEQLKAVALIRTPGRRMIEFAFPQAIHDFYPRTVLRRPGTGLRGLREVARAPKPLRASDLPPEATAPAPAPDAERTGPVHVGIPQRHFIGTDDDPVPAGSDWGPDSLMR, encoded by the coding sequence GTGAAGGTTCTGCTCGTCGAACCACCGATCATGGATTACCGCGGCGGCGGCCGGCGGACCGGGGAACTGCGGTCCATCGCGATGGACGCCGTGCGGGAGTGCCCGCCCTACGGGATCTACCTGCTGGCCTCGGTGCTGCGCGCGGCGGGCCACGAGGTGGTGCTGGCCGACCTGATCGCCGCGGCGGACCACCGGCTCACGGCCTGGGCGGCCGATCTCGAGAACTGCGATCTCGTCGGAATCGGCGCCACGTCGATGTCGTGGCCGACCGCGCGCGTGGTGATCCAGGAAATCCGGCGGGACCGGCCGGACGTGCCGATCGTCCTCGGCGGGATCCATCCGACCATGTTCGACGAGTACATTCTCGGCGCCTTCCCGGTGGACTACGTGATCCGCGGCGAGGCGGAAACGGGTCTGCCCGCGCTGTGCGCCGCCATTTCCGAGGGGACCGGTCTCGACGGCGTCCCGAATCTCAGCCGGCGGGAGGCCGACGGAACGATCAGGCGGAACGCCCTGGCGCCCAAGATGGAGGCGGAGCGGCTGGCGGAGTTCCCCGTCCCCGACTACGCGGAGGTCCCGGCCGGCGTCTACAAGGGGCTGGCGATCGAGTCGTCGCGGGGCTGCGCCTTCGACTGCTCCTTCTGCAGCACCTCCTACCGGCGCACCTGGCGCGGCCTGCGGCCCGAGGCGTTCGTCGACCGCCTGGAGGCGGTGCTGCCGCACCTCGACCGCACGCTCTACCGGACCGTCCACATCATCGACGACGAGTTCTCGATGAACCCCCGCCGGGCGACCGCCATCGCCGAGGCCATCGCCCGCCGCGGGCTGAGCCCCCTGCTGGTGTACGACTCGCGCGCGACCGACCTGCTGTACGAGCCGTACGTGCCCGCCATCGCGCCGTTCACCTGCCAGTTCCTGATCGGCGCCGAATGCGGGTACGACGAGGGGCTGAAGCTCGTCGGCAAGGGCACGACCTGCGACATCCTCGAACGGGCCGCGCGCCGGCTCCAGGAGTTCGGCATCAGCGACCGGGCCGACTTCTCCTTCATCCTCGGCCTGCCCTGGGAGACCAAGGCCGAGGTCGAGAAGACCATCCGGTTCGCCGTCCGCCTGCACGCCCTGTACGGCGTCCGGATCCTGCTCCAGTGGTACTGCCAGATCCCCGGATCGAGGCTGTGGCAGGCCGACCGCGCCCGGGGCGTGGTGAACGAGACCATGTACGACGAGTTCGGCTTCTTCCGCGACCTCTACCTGTTCCGGTCCGGCGTCCGGCTCACCCCCGAGGAGATCTGGGAGATCGGCGACCTGGTCGAGCAGCTCAAGGCCGTGGCGCTGATCCGCACCCCCGGCCGCCGCATGATCGAGTTCGCGTTCCCCCAGGCGATCCACGACTTCTACCCGCGGACGGTCCTGCGGCGGCCGGGCACCGGCCTGCGCGGCCTGCGCGAGGTCGCCCGGGCGCCCAAGCCGCTGCGCGCGTCCGACCTGCCGCCCGAGGCCACGGCCCCGGCCCCTGCCCCGGACGCGGAGCGCACCGGGCCCGTGCACGTCGGGATCCCGCAACGCCACTTCATCGGCACGGACGACGATCCCGTGCCCGCCGGCTCCGACTGGGGGCCGGACTCACTCATGCGCTAG
- a CDS encoding HEAT repeat domain-containing protein yields the protein MSRRRFDQAMQLMRTREPRVREDAFDFLREHADAYVGELIAEFAAERDDPGLRCWLLELIAEARSPEALEVFRDQLESPDEPLRFWAVRGLEMLDTRAAEDVLEQAQANGWIS from the coding sequence ATGTCGCGGCGGCGTTTCGATCAGGCCATGCAGCTCATGCGGACGAGGGAGCCGCGGGTCCGGGAGGACGCCTTCGACTTCCTGCGCGAGCACGCCGACGCCTACGTCGGCGAGCTGATCGCCGAGTTCGCGGCGGAGCGCGACGACCCCGGCCTGCGCTGCTGGCTGCTCGAACTGATCGCCGAGGCCCGGTCGCCGGAGGCCCTGGAGGTGTTCCGCGACCAGCTGGAGAGCCCCGACGAGCCGCTGCGGTTCTGGGCGGTCCGCGGCCTGGAGATGCTCGACACCCGCGCGGCCGAGGACGTCCTCGAACAGGCGCAGGCCAACGGCTGGATCTCCTAG
- a CDS encoding MarR family winged helix-turn-helix transcriptional regulator, translating into MVERHGAAARAARTELVDLLTRTQRALARDLGARLEEEGATVEQWRVLRALAEADDVSMGELALIVEIPHPTLTRLVDALADSAYLYRSHSSRDRRRVSVHVSDLGRAKLERLEALARGHEQALAERHGDTIENLSALLSDLWKGIR; encoded by the coding sequence GTGGTCGAGCGGCACGGAGCGGCGGCGCGCGCGGCGCGGACCGAACTCGTCGACCTGCTCACCCGCACGCAGCGGGCCCTGGCCCGCGATCTCGGCGCCCGCCTGGAGGAGGAGGGCGCGACGGTCGAGCAGTGGCGGGTGCTGCGCGCCCTCGCCGAGGCCGACGACGTCTCGATGGGCGAGCTGGCGCTCATCGTCGAGATCCCGCATCCCACCCTGACCCGGCTCGTGGACGCCCTGGCCGACTCCGCCTACCTCTACCGGTCCCACTCCAGCCGCGACCGCCGCCGGGTGTCGGTGCACGTCTCCGACCTGGGCCGCGCCAAGCTGGAGCGGCTGGAGGCGCTGGCCCGCGGGCACGAGCAGGCCCTCGCCGAACGGCACGGCGACACGATCGAGAACCTGTCCGCCCTCCTGTCCGACCTCTGGAAGGGCATCCGCTGA
- a CDS encoding substrate-binding domain-containing protein gives MRGSAVMRAVVRDSTGLLVTGPDPAVLRLGLLLPLSGPLGLTGPSGMSAACLAATEVNASGGAAGRAVELVPVDAGRAPGTVAGEARFLADAGLVQAFVGFHTSDVHRGLEAALAGRAPYVFTPPHEGGPRRQGVVLLGDSPERQLGSALRWLSARLRLRRWALVGSDYIWPRAVHRAAERLVRSAGGEVVLDRLVPFPWAAGDDPEARFEEVVHALARTGAEAILLSLVGRDLAVFNRVFAGSRLSAGVVRLSGALEENVLLAAGGDDTGELYSAMRSFAGQGDDRQLALAERYRTVFGEAAPVLDAYAEGCYDGVHLLAALAAAGMLTARHGRAASARLLAGADPVARRAWSAAPLGPPRPEGYLARADGLDLTVVTRL, from the coding sequence ATGAGGGGTTCGGCGGTCATGCGCGCGGTGGTGCGGGACAGCACGGGGTTGCTGGTCACCGGGCCGGACCCGGCGGTGCTGCGGCTCGGGCTGCTGCTGCCGCTGTCGGGGCCGCTCGGCCTCACCGGCCCGTCGGGGATGAGCGCCGCGTGCCTGGCCGCGACCGAGGTCAACGCCTCCGGCGGCGCGGCCGGACGGGCCGTCGAGCTGGTGCCGGTGGACGCCGGGCGGGCGCCGGGCACGGTGGCGGGCGAGGCCCGGTTCCTCGCCGACGCCGGGCTCGTCCAGGCGTTCGTCGGGTTCCACACGAGCGACGTGCACCGGGGCCTGGAGGCGGCGCTCGCCGGGCGGGCGCCGTACGTGTTCACGCCGCCGCACGAGGGCGGGCCACGGCGGCAGGGCGTGGTGCTGCTCGGCGACTCGCCGGAGCGGCAGCTCGGCTCCGCGCTGCGCTGGCTGAGCGCGCGGCTGAGGCTGCGGCGGTGGGCGCTGGTCGGCAGCGACTACATCTGGCCGCGGGCGGTGCACCGGGCGGCGGAGCGGCTGGTCCGGTCGGCGGGCGGCGAGGTGGTGCTGGACCGGCTCGTCCCCTTCCCGTGGGCGGCCGGGGACGACCCGGAGGCGCGCTTCGAGGAGGTCGTGCACGCGCTGGCGCGGACGGGCGCGGAGGCGATCCTGCTCAGCCTGGTCGGCCGGGACCTCGCCGTGTTCAACCGGGTGTTCGCCGGCTCGCGGCTGTCCGCCGGGGTGGTCCGGCTGTCCGGGGCGCTGGAAGAGAACGTCCTGCTCGCCGCCGGCGGGGACGACACCGGGGAGCTGTACTCGGCGATGCGGTCGTTCGCGGGGCAGGGGGACGACCGGCAGCTCGCGCTGGCCGAGCGGTACCGGACGGTGTTCGGCGAGGCCGCGCCCGTCCTCGACGCCTACGCGGAGGGCTGCTACGACGGCGTCCACCTGCTGGCGGCGCTGGCCGCCGCGGGCATGCTGACCGCGCGGCACGGGCGGGCCGCGTCGGCGCGGCTGCTGGCGGGCGCCGACCCCGTCGCGCGGCGCGCCTGGTCGGCCGCGCCGCTCGGCCCGCCGCGCCCGGAGGGGTACCTGGCCAGGGCGGACGGCCTGGACCTCACCGTCGTCACCCGCCTCTGA
- a CDS encoding APC family permease: protein MAVDPTPPEGIERYGYTQELRRSLTFRDLVVYGLIFMVPIAPFGIFGSVFQGSGGMVALAYAVGMLAMLFTAGSYAQMSRAFPMAGSVYTYAGRGIAAPVGFLSGWMILLDYVLVPALLYLIASVAMNSLVPDVPVWLWLIAFVVLNTVVNFFGIEMTARINRIMLVAELVILAIFLAVGLVALAQGKGHGGGSLSPIYNGGTFSWGLVFGAVSIAVLSFLGFDGISTLAEENRESARAIGRSMVAALLLVGVLFIVQTWVASLLVADPDKLIKDGDADGTAFYDAARVAGGAWLAKLTALATAIAWGFANSLVAQAATSRLLYAMARDRQLPRFLARVHPRRQVPVNATLLVAAVSLGLGLYMEQREDGITLLSSLVNFGAMTAFLVLHVSVVVHYVVRSGSRDWWRHLIAPAIGFGILGYVVVNAKVAAQELGFLWLGLGVVLLVGLLVTHRRPALAGIAEEEDEK from the coding sequence ATGGCCGTCGACCCAACGCCGCCGGAGGGCATCGAGCGCTACGGGTACACCCAGGAGCTGCGGCGCTCCCTCACGTTCCGGGACCTGGTGGTCTACGGGCTCATCTTCATGGTGCCGATCGCGCCGTTCGGCATCTTCGGCAGCGTCTTCCAGGGCTCGGGCGGCATGGTCGCGCTCGCCTACGCCGTCGGGATGCTGGCCATGCTGTTCACCGCCGGCTCGTACGCGCAGATGTCGCGCGCGTTCCCGATGGCCGGATCGGTCTACACCTACGCCGGGCGGGGCATCGCGGCGCCGGTCGGGTTCCTGTCCGGCTGGATGATCCTGCTCGACTACGTGCTGGTCCCGGCCCTGCTGTACCTGATCGCCAGCGTGGCGATGAACTCGCTGGTGCCGGACGTCCCGGTGTGGCTCTGGCTGATCGCGTTCGTCGTGCTCAACACGGTCGTCAACTTCTTCGGCATCGAGATGACCGCCCGGATCAACCGGATCATGCTGGTCGCCGAGCTGGTCATCCTGGCGATCTTCCTGGCGGTGGGGCTGGTGGCGCTCGCCCAGGGCAAGGGCCACGGCGGGGGGAGCCTCAGCCCGATCTACAACGGCGGGACGTTCTCGTGGGGGCTGGTGTTCGGCGCGGTGTCGATCGCGGTCCTCAGCTTCCTCGGCTTCGACGGCATCTCCACGCTGGCGGAGGAGAACCGCGAGTCGGCCCGCGCCATCGGACGGTCCATGGTGGCCGCGCTGCTGCTGGTCGGCGTGCTCTTCATCGTCCAGACGTGGGTGGCCTCGCTGCTGGTCGCCGACCCCGACAAGCTGATCAAGGACGGCGACGCGGACGGCACCGCGTTCTACGACGCCGCGCGGGTCGCGGGCGGCGCGTGGCTGGCCAAGCTGACCGCGCTGGCCACCGCGATCGCGTGGGGCTTCGCCAACTCCCTGGTCGCGCAGGCCGCGACGTCCCGGCTGCTGTACGCCATGGCGCGGGACCGGCAGCTGCCGAGGTTCCTCGCCAGGGTGCACCCCCGGCGGCAGGTCCCGGTCAACGCGACGTTGCTGGTCGCGGCCGTGTCGCTGGGCCTCGGCCTCTACATGGAGCAGCGCGAGGACGGCATCACCCTGCTCAGCTCGCTCGTCAACTTCGGCGCCATGACGGCCTTCCTGGTGCTGCACGTCTCGGTCGTCGTCCACTACGTCGTCCGGTCCGGCAGCCGGGACTGGTGGCGCCACCTGATCGCACCGGCGATCGGCTTCGGCATCCTCGGCTACGTGGTGGTCAACGCGAAGGTCGCCGCGCAGGAGCTGGGCTTCCTGTGGCTCGGCCTCGGGGTCGTGCTGCTCGTCGGGCTGCTGGTCACCCACCGCCGTCCGGCCCTGGCCGGCATCGCAGAGGAGGAGGACGAGAAGTGA
- a CDS encoding acetamidase/formamidase family protein, translating into MTFDVVPMRDTEPGFAFGGREAALTVAPGTVVELTTEDCFGGAVRGVDDLPSRVCAFPYLNPVTGPIAVAGAEPGDAVAVHFADIRPARDWAVSSTFPHFGALTATHATAMLHPALPERVWMYDVDTARGICRFRARESDLEIELPLDPMHGTVGVAPAANEVIMSITPGAHGGNMDTPEMRAGTTAYFPVNVPGGLISIGDGHCRQGEGEVCGTAVEAAMDTVVVVDLVKGAAPAWPRLEDDLHLMSTGSARPLEDAFRISQHDLVTWTSALLGLDELDAYQLVSQAALAPAGNVVDTNYTMLAKMPKTALPGVSAYDGVHARLRDTAERYLSQR; encoded by the coding sequence GTGACGTTCGACGTGGTCCCGATGAGGGACACCGAGCCCGGCTTCGCGTTCGGCGGACGGGAGGCGGCGCTCACCGTCGCGCCCGGCACCGTCGTGGAGCTGACGACCGAGGACTGCTTCGGCGGCGCGGTCCGGGGGGTGGACGACCTGCCGAGCCGGGTGTGCGCCTTCCCCTACCTCAACCCCGTCACCGGCCCCATCGCCGTGGCGGGCGCCGAGCCGGGCGACGCGGTCGCGGTGCATTTCGCCGACATCCGCCCCGCCCGCGACTGGGCGGTCTCGTCCACGTTCCCGCACTTCGGGGCGCTGACGGCGACGCACGCCACGGCGATGCTGCACCCGGCCCTGCCGGAGCGGGTGTGGATGTACGACGTGGACACCGCCCGCGGGATCTGCCGCTTCCGGGCCCGCGAGAGCGACCTGGAGATCGAGCTGCCGCTCGACCCCATGCACGGCACCGTCGGCGTGGCGCCCGCCGCCAACGAGGTGATCATGAGCATCACGCCGGGCGCGCACGGCGGCAACATGGACACCCCGGAGATGCGCGCGGGCACCACCGCGTACTTCCCGGTCAACGTGCCGGGCGGCCTGATCTCGATCGGCGACGGCCACTGCCGGCAGGGCGAGGGCGAGGTCTGCGGCACCGCCGTGGAGGCGGCGATGGACACCGTCGTGGTCGTGGACCTGGTCAAGGGGGCCGCACCGGCCTGGCCGCGCCTGGAGGACGACCTCCACCTGATGTCGACCGGCTCGGCCCGCCCGCTGGAGGACGCGTTCCGGATCAGCCAGCACGACCTCGTCACCTGGACGTCCGCGCTGCTCGGCCTGGACGAGCTGGACGCCTACCAGCTGGTCAGCCAGGCCGCGCTCGCCCCGGCGGGCAACGTCGTCGACACCAACTACACGATGCTCGCGAAGATGCCCAAGACCGCTCTGCCCGGCGTCTCCGCATACGACGGCGTCCACGCGCGCCTGCGCGACACGGCCGAACGGTACCTCTCCCAGCGCTGA
- the dacB gene encoding D-alanyl-D-alanine carboxypeptidase/D-alanyl-D-alanine endopeptidase: protein MRGPLVRITSVLVAGTSLLAAPAMHPAALATARAGTAAKGDLGKDLDAILADGRLKGATVGAVVRDARTGAVRYSRGATAPVMPASNMKLYTSGAALSLLGPGYRFRTGVYARAVSGTTVKGDLYLKGTGDPTTRAADYDRLAAQVAARGVRRVEGGLVADDTWFDAVRTPSHWDPTDLQYYYAAQTSALTVAPNDDFDAGSVEVSVRPGAAEGAPVAVGLAPATRTVKIDNRAVTGAPGTPSTLAVNRAEGAGTIVVSGSYPAGAAAYTTLRTVENPSLYAADVFRSALRKHGVQVKGATERGRTPKRSAVLAARSSMPLSRLMVPFLKLSNNMVAETLVKAIGREKAGKGSWTAGLPVVEKYARGQGVPIARLKMADGSGLSRENRTTAQDVSTILRKAQGAPWFGTWYRALPVAGDPDRLDGGTLRSRMQNTPAAGNVHAKTGTLTGASALSGYVTDASGRRLVFSVVLNGYQGAAPKDIEDRIAIRLAGGDPAAVRTFRASGNAPQLECSWIGRC from the coding sequence ATGCGTGGACCACTGGTGCGAATCACGTCCGTCCTGGTCGCCGGGACGTCCCTGCTCGCCGCTCCCGCCATGCACCCCGCCGCTCTCGCCACCGCCAGGGCGGGCACGGCCGCAAAGGGAGATCTGGGCAAGGACCTCGACGCCATCCTCGCCGACGGCCGGCTCAAGGGCGCCACCGTAGGCGCGGTGGTGCGCGACGCCCGGACGGGCGCCGTCCGCTACTCGCGCGGCGCGACGGCGCCGGTGATGCCCGCCTCGAACATGAAGCTCTACACGTCGGGCGCGGCTCTGTCGCTGCTGGGCCCCGGGTACCGGTTCCGCACCGGCGTGTACGCCCGGGCGGTGTCCGGGACGACCGTCAAGGGCGACCTCTACCTCAAGGGCACCGGCGACCCGACGACGCGGGCCGCCGACTACGACCGGCTCGCCGCCCAGGTCGCGGCGCGGGGCGTCCGGCGCGTCGAGGGCGGCCTCGTCGCCGACGACACCTGGTTCGACGCCGTCCGCACGCCCTCCCACTGGGACCCCACCGACCTCCAGTACTACTACGCCGCGCAGACGTCCGCGCTGACCGTCGCGCCGAACGACGACTTCGACGCCGGCTCGGTGGAGGTGTCGGTGCGGCCGGGCGCCGCCGAGGGCGCGCCGGTCGCGGTCGGGCTCGCCCCGGCGACCCGTACCGTCAAGATCGACAACAGGGCGGTCACGGGCGCTCCGGGGACGCCGTCCACGCTGGCGGTGAACCGGGCCGAGGGCGCCGGCACCATCGTGGTCAGCGGCTCCTACCCGGCGGGCGCGGCCGCCTACACGACCCTGCGCACGGTCGAGAACCCCAGCCTGTACGCGGCCGACGTCTTCCGGAGCGCGCTCCGGAAGCACGGCGTCCAGGTGAAGGGGGCCACCGAGCGCGGCAGGACGCCGAAGCGCTCGGCCGTGCTCGCCGCCCGCTCCTCGATGCCGCTGTCGCGGCTGATGGTGCCGTTCCTCAAGCTCAGCAACAACATGGTCGCCGAGACCCTGGTCAAGGCGATCGGCCGGGAGAAGGCGGGCAAGGGGAGCTGGACGGCGGGGCTGCCCGTCGTCGAGAAGTACGCGCGCGGGCAGGGCGTTCCCATCGCACGGCTGAAGATGGCCGACGGATCCGGCCTGTCGCGCGAGAACCGCACGACCGCGCAGGACGTCAGCACCATTCTGAGGAAGGCGCAGGGCGCGCCCTGGTTCGGCACCTGGTACCGCGCGCTGCCGGTCGCCGGCGACCCGGACCGCCTTGACGGCGGCACCCTGCGGTCGCGGATGCAGAACACCCCGGCCGCGGGCAACGTGCACGCCAAGACCGGGACGCTGACCGGCGCCTCCGCTCTGTCCGGCTACGTCACCGACGCGTCCGGGCGGCGGCTCGTCTTCTCGGTCGTGCTGAACGGCTACCAGGGCGCGGCGCCCAAGGACATCGAGGACAGGATCGCGATCCGGCTGGCCGGGGGAGACCCCGCCGCGGTCCGGACGTTCCGCGCCTCCGGGAACGCCCCGCAGCTGGAGTGCTCCTGGATCGGCCGCTGCTGA
- a CDS encoding spherulation-specific family 4 protein produces the protein MGGVGLASSVAVPAYFHPGAGYWTDLADPRLGAVVLNVDSGAGTVRDSGFADVAHRTSAAGVRLAGYVDTAYGHRPPAEIEEEVRRYRLWYGVRAVFLDQVPAMPEHVLRYRRIVAGVRARGARHVVLNHGVYPDEAYARLADLLVTFEGPWSAYRHVRAPAWATRLPAGRFCHLVYAAPRPVLPRALARARRCNAGVVYITDRTGANPWDGLPEYFSRELSLVYAGG, from the coding sequence ATGGGTGGAGTGGGCCTCGCTTCGTCGGTGGCCGTGCCGGCGTACTTCCATCCCGGTGCCGGCTACTGGACGGATCTCGCCGACCCTCGTCTCGGCGCCGTCGTGCTGAACGTCGACAGCGGCGCGGGCACCGTCCGGGACAGCGGGTTCGCTGACGTCGCGCACCGGACGTCCGCCGCCGGGGTGCGGCTCGCCGGGTACGTGGACACCGCGTACGGGCACCGCCCGCCCGCGGAGATCGAGGAGGAGGTGCGCCGCTACCGCCTCTGGTACGGCGTCCGGGCGGTGTTCCTCGACCAGGTGCCGGCGATGCCCGAGCACGTGCTGCGGTACCGGCGCATCGTCGCGGGGGTCCGGGCCCGGGGCGCCCGGCATGTCGTCCTCAACCACGGCGTGTACCCCGACGAGGCGTACGCGCGGCTCGCCGACCTGCTCGTCACCTTCGAGGGCCCCTGGTCGGCGTACCGGCACGTCCGCGCGCCCGCGTGGGCGACGCGGCTGCCGGCCGGCCGGTTCTGCCACCTGGTCTACGCGGCGCCGCGGCCGGTTCTCCCGCGCGCGCTCGCACGTGCCCGGCGCTGCAACGCGGGCGTCGTGTACATCACCGACCGGACGGGAGCGAACCCGTGGGACGGCCTGCCGGAGTACTTCTCCAGGGAGCTTTCCCTGGTCTACGCGGGGGGCTGA
- a CDS encoding NAD-dependent epimerase/dehydratase family protein, producing MSRILLVGATGFVGRHVRARAAAAGLDVVAAGRSPGLGGLPLDLTAGPGDVAAAVRRAAPDAVVNCAGATHGSPADLVRSNVVAVANLLAGVAAAPEGVRLVHLGSAAEYGHVEQGTPVSELAPPRPLGPYGVTKLAGTELVRAATGLDAVVLRVFNPVGPGAPGTTLAGRLATELRRAAGTGEDVRVGPLDASRDLVDVRDVADAVVAAVLAPAGLPAVLNVGSGRATPLRDLAAQLLRVAGARSRVLEAAAGSDRSAGVAWQRADIRAAGRALGWAPVTDLTTSLRDLWAEQK from the coding sequence ATGAGCCGGATCCTGCTGGTCGGCGCGACGGGGTTCGTCGGCCGGCACGTCCGGGCGCGGGCGGCCGCCGCCGGACTCGACGTCGTCGCGGCCGGACGGTCCCCAGGGCTCGGCGGCCTGCCGCTGGACCTGACCGCCGGCCCCGGCGACGTGGCGGCGGCCGTCCGGCGCGCCGCACCGGACGCGGTCGTCAACTGCGCCGGTGCCACGCACGGCTCCCCGGCGGACCTCGTCCGGAGCAACGTCGTCGCCGTCGCGAACCTCCTCGCGGGGGTGGCGGCGGCGCCGGAGGGCGTCCGGCTCGTGCATCTCGGCTCGGCCGCCGAGTACGGGCACGTCGAGCAGGGCACGCCCGTCTCGGAGCTCGCGCCGCCGCGCCCCCTCGGCCCGTACGGGGTCACGAAGCTGGCCGGGACGGAACTCGTCCGCGCCGCGACCGGGCTCGACGCCGTCGTCCTGCGGGTGTTCAACCCCGTCGGGCCCGGCGCCCCCGGCACCACGCTGGCCGGCCGGCTCGCCACCGAGCTGCGCCGCGCGGCGGGCACCGGCGAGGACGTGCGGGTGGGGCCGCTCGACGCGAGCCGCGACCTCGTGGACGTGCGCGACGTCGCCGACGCGGTGGTCGCCGCCGTCCTCGCCCCCGCAGGGCTGCCCGCCGTGCTGAACGTCGGCAGCGGGCGGGCCACGCCGCTGCGGGACCTCGCGGCGCAGCTGCTGCGCGTCGCCGGGGCGCGGAGCCGGGTGCTGGAGGCCGCCGCGGGTTCGGACCGGTCGGCGGGCGTGGCGTGGCAGCGCGCCGACATCCGTGCCGCCGGCCGGGCGCTCGGCTGGGCTCCCGTCACCGACCTGACGACGTCGCTCCGGGACCTGTGGGCGGAACAAAAATGA
- a CDS encoding nucleotidyltransferase family protein, with translation MHAVILAGGKGVRLRPYTTTLPKPLVPIGDEYSILEILLHQLSRQGFTTVTLAIGHLGHLIRSYVGDGSRWGLRVDYASEEAPLGTIGPLLTMRDRLPDEFLVTNGDVLTDLDFAGLLDEHRATRPLLTVATYARKVDIDFGVLTTVDGRVVEFAEKPTLDYQVSMGVYGVSAAALAGYEPGFPLGFDELVLDLLAAGRHPREYRFDGYWLDIGRPADYDRANAEFPALRPQLLEGRVPASRPS, from the coding sequence ATGCACGCCGTCATCCTCGCGGGCGGCAAGGGAGTGCGGCTGCGCCCGTACACGACGACCCTTCCGAAGCCGCTCGTCCCCATAGGCGACGAGTACTCCATCCTGGAGATCCTGCTGCACCAGCTGTCCCGGCAGGGGTTCACCACCGTGACGCTGGCCATCGGGCATCTCGGGCACCTGATCCGCTCCTACGTCGGTGACGGGAGCCGCTGGGGGCTGCGCGTCGACTACGCCTCCGAGGAGGCGCCGCTCGGCACCATCGGACCGCTGCTGACCATGCGGGACCGGCTCCCCGACGAGTTCCTGGTGACCAACGGCGACGTCCTCACCGACCTCGACTTCGCCGGGCTGCTGGACGAGCACCGGGCGACCCGGCCCCTGCTGACCGTCGCCACCTACGCGCGCAAGGTCGACATCGACTTCGGCGTCCTCACCACCGTCGACGGGCGGGTCGTCGAGTTCGCCGAGAAGCCCACGCTCGACTACCAGGTCAGCATGGGCGTGTACGGGGTGTCGGCCGCCGCGCTCGCCGGGTACGAACCGGGGTTCCCGCTCGGGTTCGACGAGCTCGTCCTCGACCTGCTGGCGGCCGGGCGCCATCCGCGCGAGTACCGGTTCGACGGATACTGGCTCGACATCGGCCGGCCCGCCGACTACGACCGGGCCAACGCCGAGTTCCCCGCGCTGCGCCCGCAACTGCTGGAGGGCCGCGTCCCGGCCTCCCGGCCGTCATGA